One window from the genome of Micrococcales bacterium encodes:
- a CDS encoding DUF3566 domain-containing protein: MRVAAADRRSRAGSGAGHAMDPPPIIRPAAKPQRATGEVRAVGALPASDAGTPGQPPAPGLGGQIDASAPQPRRFRTPKTATGPDQAAAAKSTAAGAAAPGEVPASPAPPPIPLLSGSSLVPGDEAGTTGKAAKKGKKGPKAIRKIKLSLSYVSPLSVAKMSFLISLAAGIAWVVMIWVLWTALDQKHVFAEIDSMIQDLAGEPKARELNLMQYVGRGRIMSGAMMVGAINVVIGTILATLGAVIYNVLSALVGGIHMTLREEQRG; this comes from the coding sequence ATGAGAGTGGCCGCCGCGGACCGCCGTTCCCGGGCCGGTTCCGGTGCCGGACATGCCATGGACCCGCCGCCAATCATTCGCCCGGCCGCCAAACCGCAACGCGCCACAGGTGAGGTCAGAGCGGTTGGTGCCCTGCCGGCATCGGACGCGGGCACACCTGGCCAACCACCGGCCCCGGGCCTGGGCGGCCAAATTGACGCTTCGGCGCCACAACCCCGGCGATTCCGCACTCCAAAGACCGCCACCGGGCCGGACCAGGCCGCAGCTGCCAAATCAACTGCGGCCGGCGCCGCCGCGCCTGGCGAAGTACCAGCCAGCCCGGCCCCCCCACCAATCCCCTTGCTATCCGGCTCGTCGTTGGTACCGGGCGATGAGGCCGGCACAACTGGCAAGGCCGCCAAGAAGGGCAAAAAAGGGCCCAAGGCCATTCGCAAAATCAAGCTGTCGCTGAGCTATGTCTCGCCTTTGTCAGTGGCAAAAATGTCATTCTTGATCTCATTGGCGGCCGGGATCGCCTGGGTGGTCATGATCTGGGTGTTGTGGACAGCGTTAGACCAAAAACACGTCTTCGCCGAGATCGATTCGATGATCCAAGACCTGGCCGGCGAACCCAAGGCCAGGGAACTGAATCTGATGCAGTACGTTGGCCGGGGCCGGATCATGTCCGGAGCCATGATGGTTGGGGCCATCAATGTGGTTATTGGCACCATATTGGCCACGCTCGGCGCGGTCATTTACAACGTCTTGTCCGCCCTAGTTGGCGGCATCCACATGACCCTTCGCGAAGAGCAGCGCGGGTGA